The DNA window CACCAGCGGTCGAAGTGAAAGACATGGTTGGCAGCAGTCAGGTTCAGACCGACACCTCCGGCCTTGATCGACAATATAAACACGTTGGGCTGCTCGGCGGGCGTCAGTGTTTGGGATTGGAACTGATCAATCATCCGGTCGCGAGCGGACTTGGAGGTACTTCCGTTCAAATACAATACAGGCTCCTGAAGCTCCTGCCGGAGCACATGCTGCAGCATCTCCCCCATGCCGATATACTGCGTGAAAATAAGGCAGCGCTCTCCTTCTTCACGCAGCTCTCTCACCATCGCCAGCAGCCGTTCAAGCTTGGAAGATCGGTTGATCAACGTTTCGATATCCATGGATTCATTGGGATCATCGTGATCCACGAAGGGTTCTCCTGTTAAGAGCAGCGGATGGTCGCAGAGCTGCTTCAGATGGGTCAGCGCAGCCAAAATGGCTCCCTTACGTTCTATGCCTTCAAGCTTTTGCACCCGGTTCATCAAATCGTTCACGGTCTGATCGTAGAGAGCGCCCTGCTCGGTTGTAAGATGAATATAAGTTTTCATCTCGTTTTTATCAGGCAGGTCGAGCTGGATGGCCGGGTCCTTCTTCTTGCGGCGCAGCATGAACGGCTTGACCAGCTTCTGGAGATGAACCGTGCGCTGTTCATCATGCTCTTTCTCAATCGCCTGGATGAAACGGATGTTAAAGGTTCGCAAGCTCCCCAAATATCCCGGATTCATGAAATCGTAGAGGGACCACAGCTCCGAAAGGCGGTTCTCTATAGGCGTTCCTGTAAGCGCGATACGATGTCTCGCAGGGAAGCTCCGGACGGCAGACGATTGCTTCGTCTGGGCGTTTTTAATATTCTGGGCTTCATCCAGACACAGCGATTCCCATGTGAACTCTTTCAGCAAATCCTGATCCAGCGTTGCCGTGGCGTAAGAGGTTAGAATGACATCCGCCTGCCGGATTTCTTCACGAAAGGCTTCTTCACTGGCACGTCTGCTTCCGTAATGCAGCATCACATTCAAAGATGGAGCAAAGCGGCTCAGCTCCTTCTGCCAGTTCCCCAGAACCGATGTAGGACAAATCAGCAATGAAGGCTGCCTGTGAGTCGCATCGGTAGATTCCTTCAAATGCAGTAAATAGGCGATGAACTGCACAGTCTTCCCGAGCCCCATGTCATCAGCCAGACAAGCTCCTAATCCGAACCGCCGTAAAAAAGCCAGCCAGGAATAGCCCTCGTATTGATAAGAACGCAGCTCAGCTTTCAGTCCGGCTGGAACGGGCAGCTTCGGCCATTCCGACTGCTGGCCGAGCTGACTGATGAGCTTCACAAGATGCTCATTCAGCTCAACCTCGAGCTCGACTCGCGTTGAAGCATCCTGCGGCTGATCAGGCTCTCCACCGTGATCATGCTCGTCGTCTCTCCCCTGAAGATGGAGATGGAGGACATCCTGAAAAGATAACCCCTCTGTGCTGTCGACCCCTGCCATCATTTGTCCGATCTGCTTAAGCAAAGCAGGGTCGAGCGAAATCCATTCTCCCCGGAAACGAACCAACCGTTCATTGCGGGCGACCAGCTCGTTAAATTCGCTTTCTGTGAGCTGGCTCTCTCCGATTGCAATGCGCCAATCGAATTGGATGATGGAATCAAGGCCGAACATCGAACCGCCGCTGCTCTTGCCGGTCTCGCTCCCTTCACCGGAGCGGACTTTAGCGCGAAGCTTCGGCTTTCTGCGGCTGGCGGATTCCCACCAAGCAGGCAGCAGTACCTGCCAACCGGCCTCTAGCAAACGGCGGCTGTCCGTCGTCAGAAACTGCCATGCGGCTGC is part of the Paenibacillus sp. J23TS9 genome and encodes:
- a CDS encoding DEAD/DEAH box helicase, with the translated sequence MSPYTDTITIHIRLSAYGDALIYGSTPSQHYVTGLDLKQRLFAWHEASFYGTELEIQQVQETQLVVLPAEQVIPFFAERKLLDHIEWQWDEGAESLLRLAPVLAACADEKRFIPSFSAFQAGRLQWTWDEAVLDGQARKEISRSGPEFTEGLRAAFSSTVFHECYGTEVSASDLRREYPMLFTKDSAMAGFNEQAWLISIGWKADTAPFRPLLQLLEPDDDEPVWRLKLVLQDKLDPSALIPIRLDEDGQASGVWPDTWSSHVHDRSAGWAEHLRASLPGASWAERSDDMLSKPLTDAAAWQFLTTDSRRLLEAGWQVLLPAWWESASRRKPKLRAKVRSGEGSETGKSSGGSMFGLDSIIQFDWRIAIGESQLTESEFNELVARNERLVRFRGEWISLDPALLKQIGQMMAGVDSTEGLSFQDVLHLHLQGRDDEHDHGGEPDQPQDASTRVELEVELNEHLVKLISQLGQQSEWPKLPVPAGLKAELRSYQYEGYSWLAFLRRFGLGACLADDMGLGKTVQFIAYLLHLKESTDATHRQPSLLICPTSVLGNWQKELSRFAPSLNVMLHYGSRRASEEAFREEIRQADVILTSYATATLDQDLLKEFTWESLCLDEAQNIKNAQTKQSSAVRSFPARHRIALTGTPIENRLSELWSLYDFMNPGYLGSLRTFNIRFIQAIEKEHDEQRTVHLQKLVKPFMLRRKKKDPAIQLDLPDKNEMKTYIHLTTEQGALYDQTVNDLMNRVQKLEGIERKGAILAALTHLKQLCDHPLLLTGEPFVDHDDPNESMDIETLINRSSKLERLLAMVRELREEGERCLIFTQYIGMGEMLQHVLRQELQEPVLYLNGSTSKSARDRMIDQFQSQTLTPAEQPNVFILSIKAGGVGLNLTAANHVFHFDRWWNPAVENQATDRAYRMGQTKDVQVHKFISLGTLEERIDEMLESKQQLSDNVISSSESWITELSTDALKDLFTLRSEWVG